CTTCACTATGTAACATGCACATTTTGATTTGAATTCCTGATAACTTAACAGCTTGTAACTTTTTTACTTTAGCTTTTTAATGCTTTGCTAATGCAGTGCAGGCTGCACGTAACACAATTTGCATCAGTTCACATTCATGCCATCATTGGGAAATGTTCATATAAGCAAAAGCTTAGATCACACGTCACTTCATTTTCCACACTGTCTAATGGAGCTGCTGCTAGTTTAAAGGAACAGTTCATTGTTGGCCTCCTGCTTTACACACCAATGCTGCAACTGACCCCTTACTGGACCCCTTAATATTTGCAATATTGTACACAAAAGTGATAGTGTAGTTAGATTTACTGACATTTAGTTAACTAAGTTCTGTGACCATTTGTAATGAATCTGCAACAGGTTTCTCATGGATCGGGTTCTTAACCATCATACTGACTCTAATATCCGATCTAATTCTATCAACTGCctttgatttttttaatgttcATTTTAGGGAAAGCCTTTGAAAACTTTTTTGAAACCCACTGGGTCATTATGAACTCTACTCACTTTCAGCTTTGGCAAAGATGTCACAAACTATTAATACAATACAGTTTTGATATCCTATTTAGAATGCATGTATTCACTAAAATGAGACGGACTCatttcaaatgccttttaaatatGCTGAAGTGCAACAATGTTATCAACCTTACCTTCTGTGCTGGTTACTTCTTCTGTACTGGCATGAGTCAATCCATTCAATTTCTCCTCTTGGAACAGCTTCTGAAACTGTTTAAGCTCTTGATCATAGTCCTGCCATTCAGGAACAATCCGCACAGCTGCCTCCAGTTTGGGCTCTTTAGTCATTGGGTTATTGCACTAGAAGGACGTAATGAATGTCAATCACTAAGATTTCACTGAACATTTAGGTGGTGATGAACAAGGCCCACAAATTTAATATGGATTTTAACACATTAGTCAATGAGACCAATTTTAACTCACTGGTACCGGCTTTAACGGGGTGGTAAAAACACAAACCGACCCATTAACGTCAAAGCTCTGGCCACTGCCATATTTACAGGGACCTAAGCTGGGCGACCAAAGCAACCACCAGTTTTAGGCAATAGGCACCTTTTAATatgtaaatcggggtcctatgacatgcACAGAACTGGGACAGAACTAATTAGAGTGGGTTCCGTGCACAATCCGACTAGTGTGATCGGCAGTGCAGCCTAAAAGGCCCcaaaaaattaagttttaaattAATAAATGGCTCCAATTATCTACTTGGACAGAGACTAatgctttcattattttaaagacttcaATCCTATCTCCATGAAGTTGACAATTTTCCAAAGTAAAAAGCACGAGTTCTCTCAGTCTTTCCAGGTAACCATGGGTCCTCAAAgtaggtatcaatctagtggtcctcctctgaaccttttccaggatGTTCATATCCTCACCATGTGACGGGACTACAACTGGGCACAGTATTCTAGGTGTGGCCTGACCAAGGCCTTATACAAAGAGAGGATAGTGTTTTTTGGTTTACATTGAATTGGCGGGCAATACATCTTAACACCCTATTTACTTTCACAATAACCTCGTGGCATTGGTTATGGACCTTTAAGGACTCATGCACTATAACCCCCAGGTCCTTCTCCTGCTGAAAAGCTTTGTACACTCAACTCTGCATGGTATTCATGTCCTTGGAGTTGCCCCTACCCAAGTGCatcacactacatttatctatattaaaagacATCAGCCAGACAGGGGCCCATTGTCCCATTATACCTAGATCCACTTGCAATctatgacaaaaaaaaaatcattttgatGTCTCAGTGAACAGAAACTCACTCGTGTACCTACCAAATCAATAGTTTTAGCTCTCTTCTTAGATTCTTCATCACACCATGTCTCACACCATAGCCAGTGCTGGGGGAGGGATTTAATAGGCACTTGATGGATCATGTTGTTAGGCAGATCCTGTAAAACAAATTTACCAGACAAAAACAAAGTAAGTAATTTTAAGCAGCTTCTGATTATTATGGATTTCTGCACCTTTAAATTAATAAGTTCCATTAATTACTATTTCTTTGATTTAAGCTTGTTTACATTATAGAAGAAAATCTGCTGCTGCCCACACAAAAGTTGGACGGTGTGACTGTAAATACATTAGTCATAACACCAATCCCCACTGTCATCAGTCAGCCACTGCGATTTCTAACTCGCTGATGTTGGCCAAAATTAATTATAGgagtaacttgtatttatatagcgcctttcgcaacctcaggatgtcccaaagtgctttagagccaattaagtacttttgaagtgtagtcactgttgtaatgtaggagatgcggcagccaatttgcgcacagcaagctcccacaaatagcaacgcgataatgaccagataatttgttttagtgattgtTGAAGGGTAAgtatcagccaggacaccaggggagaacttccctgctcttctctgaatggtaccgtgggatcttttacatccacctgagatggctgATGGGGCCTCgacttaacgtctcatctgaaagacagcacctctgacagtgcagcgttccctcagtactgcattgaagtgctagcctaaattttgtgctcaagtccctggagtgggacttgaactcacaaccttctgacttggaggagagagtgctaacactgagctaCGGTTAACACCTTATTCGATCCAAGACAGTAAGAAATCATGCTGATCAGCCTGACTGTCTATTAATGTTACTGCTAATTTCATTTTTCCTTTTGACAAACCCTGTGAATGGTCAGGTACTGGTTATAGCTACACAAAGGCTACTTTACTCAGTGCAAAAATGGAACACCAGAACTCCAGTGATTGTGCCTCAGATCAGGATGAACATTCCTGGAATTCGAACACATTCGAACTCAAGAGGAACTATTTAGATTTTATTTCACAATGTAATCCTATCTTGAGATGCAGGGCATTGAGCAGCAAAAAAAAGCTTCCTGAAATGCAGACAAAGCAGGGGTGGAGAGAGCATTTTGGCATCTTGTGGGGATGACATATCAATTTAGAAAGATGACCAAATCCTGCATTATGAATGAGAGAATTCCACCTCTATTATCTGAGACGGAGAAGTTGgaaggggtagggggagggggaaaggagaggaaaATGTCGCTCTCCTGATGACAGCCTCTACTACAGTATGcactgtttacattttttttctcccaataaagaaaacagattatctgcaaagtggaacacaggaacaggagtaggccattcagtccctcaagtctAATCTGCCATTCAatacaatcatggctgatctgtacctcaaatccatttacccacctttgattgctatcccttgatacccttacctaacaaaaatctatcgatctcaggcttgacaatttcaactgacccagcatccagtCATTTGGCgttgagagttccagatttccactatcctttgtgtgaaaaagtgcatccTCATTTCACTTCTAAATAGCCTAGATCTAatattaagattgtgcccccttattctggatttctccaccaaaggaaatagttcctctgtaaTTACCATGTCAAATCTCTTGattattttaaatacttcaattagattgcccctgaaccttctaaacttaaagtaatacaaac
Above is a genomic segment from Heptranchias perlo isolate sHepPer1 unplaced genomic scaffold, sHepPer1.hap1 HAP1_SCAFFOLD_1259, whole genome shotgun sequence containing:
- the LOC137308263 gene encoding UDP-glucose:glycoprotein glucosyltransferase 1-like, which encodes MIHQVPIKSLPQHWLWCETWCDEESKKRAKTIDLCNNPMTKEPKLEAAVRIVPEWQDYDQELKQFQKLFQEEKLNGLTHASTEEVTSTEDHVPHIEL